A single region of the Candidatus Marsarchaeota archaeon genome encodes:
- the hisS gene encoding histidine--tRNA ligase yields MADIPFPRGVRDFMPNEAIFRNRLIERIEGVYRGFGFLPIYTPAIEALAVLRAKDVIGEENKLIFELKDQEGGLRYDHTVGLARYISMHSSMPLPFKRYAIGPVWRMDEPQRLRYREFSQADVDILGGDPYKANAEIIGAVGKAMDAIGLNYRIRLNSRLAVDRFLEGIGIKKGLEKAIMRAIDKRDKIGLEGVEKELEEAGLARAAIEKILEFISFKGSNKEKLDFLEHHSGSKEAVEEIEETLRLAEVYKIKGAISIDFSVVRGIDYYTGMVMETVDSNNPNDLTSLCSGGRYDNLVSTFGSAKLPGVGASIGVDRVMDALGFRESKQKSYAEVFVAFIKDKNYGYALKVANYMRDKGIAVDLNIAARNISNQLSYASSLSIPYAAIIGDDEERNNILKLRDMGTGAEKKLTMEDACKEIIGAVG; encoded by the coding sequence GTGGCTGACATACCATTCCCGAGAGGAGTAAGAGACTTTATGCCTAACGAGGCAATATTCAGGAATCGGTTAATAGAGCGCATAGAAGGCGTATACAGGGGCTTCGGCTTCCTGCCCATATACACGCCTGCCATCGAAGCGCTTGCAGTATTGAGGGCAAAAGACGTCATAGGCGAAGAGAACAAGCTTATATTTGAACTGAAGGACCAGGAGGGCGGCTTGCGCTACGACCACACGGTAGGGCTTGCGAGATACATAAGCATGCACAGCAGCATGCCGCTGCCGTTCAAGAGATATGCCATAGGGCCGGTGTGGAGGATGGACGAGCCACAGCGACTTCGCTATAGGGAATTCTCCCAGGCTGACGTTGACATACTTGGCGGCGACCCTTACAAGGCAAATGCAGAAATTATCGGGGCTGTTGGAAAGGCGATGGACGCTATCGGCCTCAACTACAGGATAAGGCTAAACAGCAGGCTTGCCGTAGACAGATTCCTTGAAGGCATTGGGATCAAGAAAGGCCTGGAAAAAGCGATTATGCGCGCAATAGACAAACGCGACAAGATAGGGCTCGAAGGCGTTGAGAAAGAGCTTGAGGAGGCTGGGCTTGCCAGGGCTGCAATTGAAAAGATTCTGGAATTCATAAGCTTCAAAGGCAGCAATAAGGAAAAGCTTGATTTCCTTGAGCACCATTCCGGTAGCAAGGAAGCCGTTGAGGAAATCGAGGAGACATTGAGGCTCGCGGAAGTGTACAAGATAAAGGGCGCCATATCAATAGACTTCTCTGTTGTAAGGGGAATCGACTATTATACAGGAATGGTGATGGAGACCGTAGACAGTAATAATCCTAATGACTTGACTTCGCTTTGCTCTGGGGGCAGATACGACAATCTTGTATCGACTTTTGGCAGTGCAAAACTGCCAGGCGTTGGTGCCTCAATAGGAGTAGACCGCGTTATGGATGCCTTAGGGTTTAGGGAAAGCAAGCAGAAAAGCTATGCAGAGGTTTTCGTGGCGTTTATAAAGGACAAGAATTACGGCTACGCCCTGAAAGTTGCAAACTACATGCGCGATAAAGGGATTGCTGTGGACTTGAACATAGCGGCAAGGAATATATCAAACCAGCTGTCATACGCATCGTCGCTGTCTATTCCGTATGCTGCAATAATAGGTGACGACGAGGAGCGCAATAATATTTTAAAGCTAAGGGACATGGGCACCGGGGCTGAAAAGAAGCTCACTATGGAAGATGCGTGCAAGGAGATAATTGGAGCAGTAGGCTAA
- a CDS encoding DUF929 domain-containing protein: protein MSAKGKAAMTSKSGNAANKRTIEKLSRQKNYYKASTVVLFFVVIILALALSNPFKPANLHFGSRLTNIDVPLSQQELSVINNAPNSNFNTAALKMLNGSLTDQILYSPPTTLANHSFVANGKPSVIYIGAISCVFCGESRWAMALALSRFGNFSKLYEGYSSFGDHDVPTIYWNMDNYTTPEGVGFGNYYQSKYINFISADYESPIVDGFEVQPISYFVSQAPNATYRSAMSFMNSTNDFEGTPFTFWGNVIAQGATGIVFGNTTPETAVLPLTNETHAQVLSQLKNFNDQFAWGEYAAADVYIAYLCPTLNNTPSVCQLPGIKELESEMGLQ from the coding sequence ATGTCAGCTAAAGGTAAGGCAGCAATGACTTCCAAGAGCGGGAATGCAGCCAATAAAAGGACCATAGAAAAGCTTTCAAGGCAGAAAAATTATTACAAGGCGAGCACCGTTGTGCTGTTTTTCGTAGTAATAATACTTGCGCTTGCCCTTTCCAACCCTTTCAAGCCTGCAAATCTGCATTTCGGCTCAAGGCTCACAAACATAGACGTACCGCTTAGCCAGCAGGAGCTTTCCGTAATAAATAACGCTCCGAATTCCAACTTCAATACCGCAGCTCTGAAGATGCTCAACGGCTCGCTGACAGATCAGATACTTTATTCCCCACCAACCACCCTAGCAAATCACAGCTTTGTTGCGAACGGAAAGCCAAGCGTGATATACATCGGCGCAATCTCATGCGTATTCTGTGGAGAAAGCCGCTGGGCCATGGCTCTTGCCCTTTCACGCTTCGGCAATTTTTCAAAGCTTTACGAAGGCTATAGCAGCTTTGGTGATCATGACGTGCCTACCATATATTGGAATATGGACAACTACACAACCCCTGAAGGCGTAGGATTTGGCAACTACTACCAAAGCAAGTACATCAACTTCATATCGGCAGACTATGAATCGCCGATAGTTGACGGTTTTGAGGTACAGCCCATATCCTATTTTGTAAGCCAGGCCCCAAATGCGACCTACAGGTCTGCGATGTCGTTTATGAACTCTACAAACGATTTTGAAGGAACGCCGTTCACTTTTTGGGGCAATGTGATAGCTCAGGGTGCAACTGGGATAGTATTCGGCAACACCACTCCGGAAACTGCAGTGCTTCCGCTTACCAACGAGACGCATGCCCAAGTGCTTTCGCAACTGAAGAACTTTAACGACCAGTTCGCCTGGGGCGAATACGCAGCCGCAGACGTTTATATAGCATATCTATGCCCCACGCTTAACAATACCCCTTCAGTATGCCAGCTGCCTGGCATAAAGGAGCTAGAAAGTGAAATGGGATTGCAATGA
- the secY gene encoding preprotein translocase subunit SecY, translating into MALEFMDKIAPYIPSIKGPKRPLSLREKMYWTGGIIAIYFLLYNAYAIGVNPSAVSEPVLQLISIIFAAKIGSLITVGIGPIVLSSIILQLLSGSGILKMDMNDMAQKSRFQALQKLAAISIAVIESAVFVISGYVPVISSAQIGIVILQLAIGAIIIIFLDETMTKYGITSGINMFIASGVSFAIVAGTIKILIPEAISAIQAGGAAALSNAIMAFGPLFFAIIIFLISIYAYGMKIELPLSFEQLRGVGGRLPIPFLYVSVLPVILATALEESLSVWFKPLLYNVGGSIGNIAKFIGLYQNVGGTVTLNGGLLYLISPDFPLPYAAPYGIGNYATYFTYLATHTTQLFMPWGGFVLVPEWIHMIIYILVFVALCVVFGKFWVEMTGQSPKNMAEQLGSMGWQIPGFRRDPRIVENVLNKYIPTITVMGSIFVGLLAAVANLTGAIGTGIGILLTVGIIYMLYQQLEQENLFETYPLLDRIAK; encoded by the coding sequence ATGGCCCTAGAATTCATGGACAAGATCGCCCCTTACATACCATCTATAAAAGGCCCGAAGAGGCCGCTCTCCCTAAGGGAGAAGATGTACTGGACAGGAGGCATAATAGCCATATACTTCCTGCTGTACAATGCATATGCAATAGGCGTAAACCCAAGCGCGGTATCAGAGCCGGTGCTGCAGCTTATAAGCATAATATTCGCGGCAAAAATCGGCAGCCTTATAACTGTCGGAATAGGCCCGATAGTGCTGTCAAGCATAATACTGCAGCTCCTTAGCGGCTCTGGCATCCTGAAAATGGACATGAACGACATGGCCCAAAAGTCGCGCTTCCAGGCCTTGCAGAAGCTCGCTGCAATAAGCATCGCCGTAATAGAATCCGCAGTATTCGTCATAAGCGGCTACGTGCCTGTGATAAGCAGCGCACAGATAGGCATAGTCATATTGCAGCTTGCAATAGGCGCAATAATCATAATATTCCTTGACGAGACTATGACGAAATACGGAATAACCTCAGGAATAAACATGTTTATAGCATCAGGCGTTTCATTCGCAATAGTTGCGGGAACTATAAAGATACTGATACCGGAAGCGATAAGCGCCATACAAGCTGGCGGCGCCGCAGCGCTTTCAAATGCAATTATGGCATTCGGCCCGCTGTTTTTTGCCATAATAATATTCCTGATAAGCATATACGCGTACGGGATGAAGATCGAACTGCCTTTGAGCTTCGAGCAGCTTAGGGGAGTCGGAGGAAGGCTTCCAATACCTTTCCTGTATGTCAGCGTGCTGCCTGTAATACTTGCTACGGCTTTGGAGGAAAGCCTAAGCGTATGGTTCAAGCCATTGCTCTACAACGTCGGCGGCTCGATAGGGAACATAGCAAAGTTCATTGGCCTATACCAGAATGTCGGAGGCACCGTAACCCTGAATGGCGGACTGCTATACCTGATATCGCCTGACTTTCCGCTTCCGTACGCCGCGCCTTACGGGATAGGCAATTATGCCACCTACTTCACATATCTTGCAACGCATACCACGCAGCTATTCATGCCATGGGGTGGCTTCGTACTTGTTCCGGAATGGATACACATGATCATATACATACTCGTTTTCGTAGCCTTATGTGTTGTATTTGGCAAGTTTTGGGTCGAAATGACAGGTCAGAGCCCGAAAAACATGGCAGAGCAGCTCGGCAGCATGGGCTGGCAGATACCTGGCTTCAGAAGGGACCCAAGAATCGTGGAGAATGTGCTTAACAAATACATACCGACAATAACCGTGATGGGCAGCATTTTTGTCGGGCTTCTTGCGGCAGTAGCCAACCTTACCGGTGCGATAGGCACAGGCATAGGGATACTGCTTACCGTCGGAATAATATACATGCTGTATCAGCAGCTCGAGCAGGAAAACCTATTCGAAACATACCCGCTGCTAGACAGAATAGCAAAATAA
- a CDS encoding DUF1931 family protein — MRISKSMVKRFVKTKFGMNMDDAAAEKMAQALEEKMSKVAKHAVLNAKSNNRKRVISDDIESYRLKSGD, encoded by the coding sequence TTGCGAATATCAAAGAGCATGGTGAAGCGGTTCGTTAAGACAAAATTTGGCATGAACATGGACGATGCCGCCGCCGAAAAGATGGCACAGGCGCTCGAGGAAAAGATGTCAAAGGTCGCAAAGCACGCAGTGCTAAATGCCAAGTCCAACAACAGGAAAAGGGTAATATCTGACGACATAGAGTCATACAGGCTGAAATCTGGAGATTGA
- a CDS encoding TatD family hydrolase, protein MAFAQLSVDNKSIQYKQKLEFIDAHCHEDMLDDEELERASRLGVTAIIVNGVDTKSNIAIASMPRGKMVFAALGIHPDNAVKASDDEINYNMELIRSNSKDIVAIGEIGLDFKSATTDSERERQKQVFKKFVSLAMELDKPVSVHSREAIDETLDILGSIGIKKVHIHFFEGNESQAQRAAGMGFMMSVPPMHSAKRLKAIANVPISNIMAETDSPTAGMHIYDIDKSVMLIAKAKGIEFDECAVALANNTKRFFNIGVHNLIR, encoded by the coding sequence ATGGCATTTGCACAACTCAGTGTGGACAATAAAAGCATACAGTATAAGCAGAAGCTAGAATTCATAGATGCACATTGTCATGAGGACATGCTTGACGATGAAGAACTTGAAAGAGCTTCGAGGCTTGGAGTTACTGCAATAATAGTGAATGGAGTAGATACGAAGTCGAATATTGCAATAGCGAGCATGCCAAGAGGTAAAATGGTTTTTGCTGCCCTGGGAATTCACCCGGATAATGCAGTAAAGGCAAGTGATGATGAAATAAATTATAATATGGAGCTCATACGCTCCAATAGCAAGGATATCGTAGCGATAGGCGAGATAGGGCTCGACTTTAAATCTGCAACGACAGATAGTGAAAGGGAGAGGCAAAAACAGGTGTTTAAGAAATTCGTGAGCCTTGCAATGGAGCTTGACAAGCCTGTCAGTGTCCATTCGCGCGAAGCGATTGATGAGACGCTAGACATACTCGGTTCAATAGGGATAAAGAAGGTGCACATACATTTCTTCGAGGGCAACGAATCCCAGGCACAGAGGGCTGCAGGCATGGGATTTATGATGTCAGTACCACCAATGCATTCTGCTAAGAGGCTTAAGGCAATAGCCAATGTGCCGATATCAAATATAATGGCAGAAACAGATTCCCCAACTGCAGGCATGCACATATATGACATAGACAAATCGGTCATGCTCATAGCAAAGGCAAAAGGCATTGAATTCGATGAATGCGCTGTTGCGCTTGCAAATAACACAAAAAGGTTCTTTAATATTGGCGTCCACAATCTTATTCGATAA
- the trxA gene encoding thioredoxin codes for MEVKDVNSANFEEEVLKSKKPVVVDVWAEWCGPCRIYSPIVEEAAKDFGEKVKFVKVDADANEDIAAKYGIMSIPTTLLIVNGKLKAQNVGAVPKEVLKKWIDQNL; via the coding sequence ATGGAAGTAAAAGATGTAAATTCGGCTAATTTCGAAGAAGAAGTGCTAAAGTCCAAAAAGCCAGTTGTAGTTGATGTATGGGCTGAATGGTGCGGGCCGTGCAGGATATACTCCCCGATAGTAGAGGAGGCTGCAAAGGACTTTGGCGAAAAGGTGAAGTTCGTCAAGGTTGATGCAGATGCAAATGAGGATATAGCTGCAAAATACGGCATAATGAGCATACCGACAACCCTGCTTATAGTCAACGGCAAGCTCAAGGCGCAGAATGTCGGTGCAGTGCCTAAGGAGGTACTTAAGAAATGGATAGACCAGAACCTCTGA
- a CDS encoding PRC-barrel domain-containing protein yields MVLVSELYGKQIISNDGKRLGGVEDIILDFEKGVVASLLTTKIDNLIKSENTAQMLKKNSINYERVKNVSETIIVSSLEKPAPATR; encoded by the coding sequence ATGGTATTGGTATCAGAACTTTACGGAAAGCAGATAATAAGCAATGACGGCAAGCGCCTTGGCGGCGTAGAGGACATAATATTGGATTTTGAGAAAGGCGTGGTTGCAAGCCTGCTTACTACAAAAATCGACAACCTGATAAAAAGCGAAAACACTGCGCAGATGCTTAAGAAAAACAGCATAAACTATGAGCGCGTCAAAAACGTTTCAGAAACCATAATAGTAAGCTCTTTGGAAAAGCCTGCTCCTGCAACGCGCTAG
- a CDS encoding signal recognition particle receptor subunit alpha, with protein MDLGEGLRQAIAKLSRATIIDAKTIKEFNKELQKVLISNDVDVSLVLKLTESIEQQAIKSKPPAGVPTRDYITNIVYEELVSLMGGTYEPKLEKQRIMLIGLYGSGKTTTAAKLAKFYQDRGLSAGLICCDVSRPSAYEQLETLASQAGVAFFGIKGSKDPVTIVRQGLEALKSKQVIICDTSGRSSLDQRLIEELKGINGAFDPDNTVLVISADIGQVAGRLAKEFNKDVSISGLVVTRMDGSGKGGGALSAANEAKAKVMFIGTGEKLQDIEPYNSEQFIGSLLGIPDIEKLVSKVKSAIAEAEINPEEVDLTKLNFDTFYKQLKALNKMGPLKNLFGMLGANDVPKDTIEKSEEKLNKYKYIISSMTDAERKDEKLVHQESRIRRIALGSGTTEKDVRELLSDFSKMKKSYGMMKNDRNMKKFLSKFDQ; from the coding sequence ATGGATCTCGGAGAAGGGCTAAGACAGGCAATCGCCAAGCTGTCACGCGCTACTATAATAGATGCAAAGACCATAAAGGAATTCAATAAGGAGCTGCAGAAGGTCTTGATAAGCAATGACGTAGACGTCAGCCTGGTCCTCAAACTTACAGAGTCCATAGAGCAGCAAGCCATAAAAAGCAAGCCCCCTGCAGGAGTTCCGACAAGGGACTACATAACGAACATAGTGTATGAGGAACTGGTAAGCCTCATGGGTGGCACGTACGAGCCAAAGCTTGAAAAGCAGAGAATAATGCTTATCGGCTTGTACGGTTCCGGCAAGACGACAACTGCAGCAAAGCTTGCCAAATTCTACCAGGACAGGGGTCTCAGCGCAGGACTGATATGTTGCGATGTATCGAGGCCGTCAGCGTATGAGCAGCTTGAAACACTCGCTTCGCAGGCAGGGGTTGCATTTTTCGGGATTAAAGGGTCAAAGGATCCGGTAACAATAGTCAGGCAGGGCCTGGAGGCCCTGAAAAGCAAACAGGTAATAATATGCGACACTAGCGGCAGGAGCTCCCTAGACCAGCGCCTGATAGAAGAGCTCAAGGGAATAAACGGCGCTTTTGATCCGGACAACACTGTTCTTGTGATAAGCGCTGACATAGGCCAGGTCGCAGGCAGGCTTGCAAAGGAGTTTAATAAGGATGTAAGCATAAGCGGCCTTGTAGTAACCAGGATGGACGGCTCAGGTAAGGGCGGAGGTGCGCTCAGCGCCGCGAACGAAGCAAAAGCAAAAGTAATGTTTATAGGCACAGGGGAAAAGCTGCAAGACATAGAGCCGTACAATTCAGAGCAGTTCATAGGCTCGCTTTTGGGAATTCCCGACATAGAGAAGCTGGTGAGCAAGGTCAAAAGCGCAATAGCCGAAGCGGAAATAAACCCCGAAGAGGTAGACCTGACAAAGCTAAATTTTGACACATTCTACAAGCAGCTTAAAGCGCTAAACAAGATGGGTCCGCTGAAGAACCTGTTCGGCATGCTTGGCGCCAACGACGTGCCAAAAGACACGATAGAAAAAAGCGAGGAAAAGCTGAACAAATACAAGTATATAATATCTTCAATGACTGACGCAGAGAGAAAAGACGAGAAACTAGTGCATCAAGAAAGCCGGATAAGGCGCATAGCCCTTGGAAGCGGCACGACGGAAAAAGACGTGAGAGAGCTACTTTCTGACTTCTCAAAGATGAAAAAATCGTACGGAATGATGAAGAATGACAGGAACATGAAAAAGTTCTTGTCAAAGTTCGATCAATAA
- a CDS encoding DUF763 domain-containing protein has translation MQSISILPLHNGRAPKWLFPRMVKLAKLISDSIISMYGERELINRLSNPYWFQALACAIGYDWHSSGTTTVTVGALKEALNYNSNIFIAGGKGKQGTSTPAQIAEGLEYFSSQSKIGEYSNYSRMLAKTDAALVYDDVSIYHHAFIFSKGGAWCVIQQAMHGASQNAIRFQASLDSVSSDDMTNEPNNAIVADFKKNSLDLTFHKNEPVKKLSVEAVNTDIRKVLNFSPLTFKLPKRHEILQGIDLTKRGRALLEYANGLQPQNYEELLGIKGIGRKTLRSLALISTLLYEEEVYYRDPILYAYNVGGKDGIPYEINLKEYDSVISSMREIVQSSDMSSSDSSNALLRLAREMESHYSIAGRKAAMQ, from the coding sequence ATGCAGAGCATAAGCATATTGCCGCTTCACAATGGAAGAGCCCCGAAATGGCTTTTCCCAAGGATGGTGAAGCTTGCAAAATTGATAAGCGATTCGATAATAAGCATGTATGGCGAGCGAGAGCTGATAAACAGACTTTCCAATCCCTATTGGTTCCAGGCGCTTGCATGTGCAATCGGATATGACTGGCACAGCAGCGGCACTACAACAGTGACTGTCGGGGCTTTGAAAGAGGCGCTCAACTACAACTCCAACATTTTCATCGCAGGCGGCAAAGGCAAGCAGGGCACATCTACGCCCGCGCAGATAGCAGAGGGCCTAGAATATTTTTCCTCCCAATCAAAAATCGGCGAGTACTCCAACTACAGCAGAATGCTTGCAAAAACTGACGCCGCGCTCGTATATGATGATGTAAGCATTTACCATCATGCATTCATCTTCTCCAAAGGCGGAGCCTGGTGCGTTATACAGCAGGCCATGCACGGTGCTTCGCAGAATGCCATACGCTTTCAGGCAAGCCTTGATTCCGTAAGCAGTGACGACATGACAAACGAGCCGAACAACGCCATAGTGGCGGATTTCAAGAAAAATTCATTGGACCTGACATTTCACAAAAACGAGCCTGTTAAAAAACTAAGCGTCGAGGCAGTAAACACAGACATAAGGAAGGTGCTTAATTTCAGCCCCTTGACATTCAAGCTTCCTAAAAGGCATGAGATCCTGCAAGGCATAGACCTTACAAAACGCGGCAGGGCATTGCTAGAGTATGCCAACGGGCTCCAGCCGCAGAACTATGAGGAGCTTCTTGGCATAAAGGGCATTGGAAGGAAAACCCTCAGGTCGCTTGCGCTTATATCAACGCTTTTGTACGAAGAGGAGGTATACTACAGGGACCCGATACTATACGCATACAATGTCGGGGGAAAAGACGGCATACCATACGAGATAAACTTAAAGGAATACGACAGCGTCATAAGCTCCATGCGCGAGATAGTGCAGTCTTCAGACATGTCGAGCAGCGATTCAAGCAATGCATTATTGCGCCTTGCCAGGGAAATGGAATCGCATTACTCTATTGCAGGGCGAAAGGCCGCAATGCAATAA
- a CDS encoding glycosyltransferase family 4 protein — MKLLITQANLTLFGGAERVVLKIAQHYRAKIITAEYSRVETFREFAKLDIEVIGRGKGVLPYGRVMQGLKYGLGFYNFKVDDDYDVINAHIAPSHWIRNRNEHVLWYCHTPLRDVYDLYALRMARKKAYQKPLHFIGIKAVKRIDQSIVKRIEYIVANSENTKSRIEKYFGRNDAFVLGGGVEYEKYASKGDSQYFLYPSRISPNKRQEFAITAFKIFSMSKKGYKLIITGAVSKDPFYYDYYKRVLQLAGNDPNIIIMDSVGEKRLAELYSKATAVLYPPINEDYGLVPLEAMASSKPVIAVNEGGPRETVVNGVTGYLVDSEDDMAKMMLKIASDDALAERLGKNGRRLAVSKYSWSRFFKEFDKKLKKVASM, encoded by the coding sequence TTGAAATTGCTTATAACCCAGGCAAACTTGACCCTTTTTGGGGGGGCGGAACGAGTTGTACTTAAAATAGCGCAGCATTACAGGGCAAAAATAATAACTGCCGAGTACAGCAGGGTCGAAACTTTCAGGGAGTTTGCAAAATTAGACATAGAGGTGATAGGCAGGGGCAAAGGCGTTCTGCCTTACGGGAGGGTAATGCAGGGGCTCAAATACGGGCTGGGATTCTATAATTTTAAGGTTGATGATGATTACGACGTAATAAACGCGCATATCGCGCCGAGCCACTGGATAAGGAACAGGAACGAGCACGTGCTGTGGTATTGCCATACGCCGCTTAGGGACGTTTACGACCTATATGCCTTAAGGATGGCAAGGAAGAAGGCTTATCAAAAACCGCTGCATTTTATCGGCATAAAGGCTGTCAAACGCATAGACCAGTCGATAGTAAAAAGGATAGAGTACATAGTGGCAAACAGTGAAAACACTAAATCGCGCATAGAAAAGTATTTCGGCAGAAACGATGCATTTGTCCTTGGAGGAGGGGTTGAGTACGAAAAATACGCATCGAAAGGCGATTCACAGTATTTCCTTTACCCTTCTCGTATATCCCCGAATAAACGCCAGGAGTTTGCAATAACGGCTTTTAAGATATTCAGCATGTCAAAAAAGGGGTATAAGCTCATAATAACCGGTGCAGTGTCAAAAGACCCATTCTATTATGACTATTACAAGCGCGTATTGCAGCTAGCAGGCAACGACCCCAACATAATAATAATGGACAGTGTGGGAGAAAAAAGATTAGCTGAACTCTATTCGAAGGCAACAGCAGTGCTTTACCCCCCGATAAACGAGGATTACGGCCTGGTTCCGCTTGAGGCTATGGCAAGCTCTAAGCCGGTTATAGCAGTGAACGAAGGCGGGCCTAGGGAAACCGTTGTAAATGGGGTAACCGGGTACCTTGTAGACAGCGAAGATGATATGGCTAAAATGATGCTAAAAATAGCAAGCGATGATGCGCTTGCTGAGAGGCTAGGAAAAAACGGCCGCAGGCTCGCTGTGAGCAAATACTCATGGAGCAGATTCTTCAAGGAGTTCGACAAAAAGCTAAAGAAAGTTGCTTCGATGTAG
- a CDS encoding 50S ribosome-binding GTPase produces MAEKERISKRLEELEEELKKTKDNKATNKHLAKLRSKVALAKKELVEAGKHQKGKGFFVKKMGDATVSLLGFPSAGKSSLLNALTNSRSKTAAYAFTTTEIIPGTMLYNDAHIQILDMPGIIEDAHLGKGGGRSVIAQMKISELVVFVIDIKETWQLARLLDELEKLNIHINKIPPRISIIEKDNANGISIEVNKSAMGSENIRAVLNAFGIYKASVSIWDRIDENDLISFLSKNSYYVKAIVALNKIDLEKESPKIASQISSKQSIEVFPVSASTGAGLEELKAGIYRNLGIIRIYTKPRFSRAEPMIVKTGTTIGAIAKMVHAEVLNTLKCAYVTGSSVKFQNQRVGVNHVVEEGDVITFIREK; encoded by the coding sequence ATGGCGGAAAAGGAAAGGATTAGCAAACGCCTCGAGGAGCTGGAAGAGGAGCTTAAAAAAACAAAGGACAACAAGGCGACAAACAAGCATTTGGCAAAGCTCAGGTCGAAGGTCGCACTTGCGAAAAAAGAGCTCGTAGAGGCAGGCAAGCACCAAAAGGGCAAGGGCTTCTTCGTCAAGAAGATGGGGGATGCAACAGTGTCCCTTTTGGGCTTTCCGAGCGCAGGCAAGTCTTCATTGCTAAATGCGCTTACAAATTCAAGGTCGAAAACTGCAGCATATGCTTTTACAACCACAGAGATCATACCAGGCACAATGCTCTATAACGACGCACATATACAGATACTGGACATGCCGGGTATAATAGAGGATGCCCATCTTGGCAAAGGCGGGGGCAGGAGCGTCATAGCGCAAATGAAGATCTCTGAGTTGGTTGTTTTTGTGATAGACATAAAAGAGACTTGGCAGCTTGCCAGGCTGCTCGACGAGCTTGAGAAGCTGAACATACACATTAACAAAATCCCCCCCAGAATATCAATTATAGAAAAAGACAATGCAAACGGGATAAGCATAGAGGTCAACAAATCAGCAATGGGCAGTGAGAACATAAGGGCTGTCCTGAACGCATTCGGCATTTATAAGGCAAGCGTAAGCATATGGGACCGCATAGACGAGAACGATCTGATAAGCTTCTTGTCAAAAAATTCGTATTATGTCAAAGCTATAGTTGCCCTTAACAAGATAGATCTGGAAAAAGAAAGCCCCAAGATAGCATCGCAGATAAGCTCCAAGCAATCTATCGAGGTGTTTCCGGTAAGCGCAAGCACCGGCGCAGGCCTTGAAGAGCTTAAGGCAGGCATATACAGGAATCTAGGCATTATAAGGATTTACACAAAGCCAAGATTTTCAAGGGCGGAGCCGATGATAGTAAAGACAGGCACAACCATAGGCGCAATAGCAAAAATGGTGCATGCAGAGGTGCTTAACACGCTGAAATGCGCTTATGTCACAGGCTCCAGTGTCAAGTTCCAGAACCAGCGAGTCGGAGTAAACCATGTTGTTGAAGAAGGCGATGTAATAACATTCATAAGGGAAAAATGA